The following are from one region of the Mycolicibacterium helvum genome:
- a CDS encoding type III PLP-dependent enzyme domain-containing protein: MTLSTSFRSIVRGRQIPSAEQMEIRRLIGYRESFAPAEVSFPASLLADAGVARWLRDHRQAIDVRTMPELYSAISVGIHPAFMTVHDDRLAAVDIRRLTRVGVGRIVLSCAEHIASLGAGVAGRTQNVLLRMTDMAATGRDRRQFTFDSRDADCAVEAIVTRRSLNLVGLQCEIGTAVDDFVSYPAAIGNMIAQMEHIRRQHGVVLTRLGLGGGNITATGEGAVIRHDLAEEIDGSVDDACATLRFPRPAVVISAGSQSIGQRAA; encoded by the coding sequence GTGACACTGTCGACCAGCTTTCGGTCAATCGTTCGGGGACGTCAGATTCCGTCGGCCGAGCAAATGGAGATACGCCGCCTGATCGGCTATCGGGAGTCCTTCGCGCCTGCAGAGGTGTCCTTTCCGGCATCACTGCTGGCCGATGCCGGCGTTGCCCGATGGCTCCGCGACCACCGCCAGGCGATCGACGTTCGAACAATGCCGGAGTTGTACTCAGCGATCTCGGTGGGCATCCATCCGGCCTTCATGACCGTTCACGATGACCGGTTGGCGGCTGTCGACATACGGCGCCTGACCAGGGTGGGAGTGGGTCGGATTGTGTTGAGCTGTGCTGAGCACATTGCGTCGCTGGGCGCAGGCGTCGCTGGGCGCACTCAGAACGTACTGCTGCGTATGACTGACATGGCGGCGACGGGCCGCGATCGTCGCCAATTCACCTTTGACTCGCGCGACGCTGATTGCGCGGTGGAAGCGATCGTCACCCGTCGATCGCTCAATCTGGTCGGATTGCAGTGCGAGATCGGCACGGCTGTGGACGACTTCGTCAGCTATCCGGCCGCTATCGGCAACATGATCGCGCAGATGGAACACATCCGTCGTCAACACGGCGTCGTCCTCACCCGACTCGGCCTGGGCGGGGGCAATATCACCGCAACCGGCGAGGGGGCGGTCATCCGCCATGACCTCGCTGAGGAGATCGACGGATCCGTCGACGACGCGTGCGCCACCCTGCGGTTCCCACGGCCGGCCGTTGTCATCTCTGCCGGCTCGCAGAGCATCGGGCAGCGTGCAGCATGA